In the Campylobacter sp. RM6914 genome, one interval contains:
- the hemW gene encoding radical SAM family heme chaperone HemW, whose amino-acid sequence MLLYIHIPFCESKCPYCAFGSVVGKDNLAKSYFDALLKDLKFQIQKFKIRNFKSVFIGGGTPSAVNAKFYEPLFEQILSFCQKDCEITSEANPNSADTNWLTQMRNLGVNRISFGAQSFFEDKLKFLGRTHDAKQIYQAVKNAKISGFKNINIDLIYGTKFDTKKRLSKEVENIKNLEISHVSAYSLTLEPNTPFFHKNEYKKDSPILAKFIMNEIENIGLKQYEISNFGEICKHNLGYWQGKDYAAIGAYAVGFCDDFRFTACANLEKFIADPTQKTYEILSKNDMKFERIFLGARSIVGIEASWLNKHEQERAEILRKSRKLAFKDGKYFVKNFLLADEIALFIVG is encoded by the coding sequence TTGTTACTTTATATACACATTCCATTTTGCGAAAGCAAATGCCCTTACTGCGCATTTGGCTCAGTCGTAGGCAAAGATAATCTAGCTAAAAGTTATTTTGATGCGTTACTAAAAGACTTGAAATTTCAAATTCAAAAATTTAAGATAAGAAATTTTAAAAGCGTGTTTATCGGTGGAGGGACTCCAAGCGCCGTTAATGCCAAATTTTACGAACCGCTTTTTGAGCAGATTTTATCTTTTTGTCAAAAAGATTGCGAGATAACAAGCGAGGCAAATCCAAACTCAGCAGATACAAACTGGCTTACACAAATGCGAAACTTAGGGGTTAATCGCATAAGTTTCGGCGCTCAAAGTTTCTTTGAAGACAAGCTAAAATTTCTAGGAAGAACACACGATGCAAAGCAAATTTATCAAGCCGTTAAAAATGCTAAAATTTCAGGCTTTAAAAATATCAATATAGATTTGATTTACGGCACGAAATTTGACACAAAAAAAAGACTCTCCAAGGAGGTTGAAAACATTAAAAATTTAGAAATTTCACACGTTAGTGCTTACTCACTAACACTTGAACCAAATACTCCGTTTTTTCATAAAAACGAGTATAAAAAGGATAGCCCGATACTGGCTAAATTTATAATGAATGAGATAGAAAATATCGGCTTAAAGCAATACGAAATTTCAAATTTTGGCGAAATTTGCAAGCATAACCTAGGGTATTGGCAAGGTAAGGACTATGCAGCCATAGGTGCTTATGCAGTTGGCTTTTGTGATGATTTTAGATTTACCGCATGTGCAAATTTAGAGAAATTTATAGCAGATCCCACACAAAAAACATACGAAATTTTAAGTAAAAACGATATGAAATTTGAAAGGATCTTTCTAGGAGCAAGAAGTATCGTAGGCATAGAAGCTTCGTGGCTCAATAAACACGAGCAAGAGCGAGCGGAAATTTTAAGAAAAAGCCGAAAATTAGCCTTTAAAGACGGCAAATACTTTGTTAAAAATTTCCTACTTGCAGACGAGATCGCATTATTTATCGTCGGCTAA
- the folP gene encoding dihydropteroate synthase → MKFYKINENSDFNALCEYIKPSPGGISIMSKKSKLNFVLIDDIRSPAANILKQDAISVGAELVTHKDTIFGMQLNSSALLMGTNAQFQALSKKEKLQDFGLKNLAVFLGKSFVKSRQAQIMGVLNINKDSFNENSRITGENGISRIENMIEQGARYIDLGGVSSRPGSVYPGRDEEFDRIKDIVSEIYRQKLYEKVEFSLDSFDEYCLEFALNHGFSVINDITANENLASLAARYDAQFCMMHMLGDPATMQIAPHYDDLMGEIDEFFAQKIERATALGAKKLILDVGIGFGKTAEQNMLLIKHLSHFLHFGYPLLIGANRKSVINHYVKTDVKDRLPGSLYLHLKAYENGASIIRTHDVSEHVQMFVLHSGMQNVNLWQDKA, encoded by the coding sequence TTGAAATTTTATAAAATAAACGAAAATTCCGACTTTAACGCACTTTGTGAATACATAAAACCAAGCCCTGGCGGGATAAGTATAATGTCAAAAAAGAGCAAATTAAATTTTGTACTAATCGATGATATTCGCTCTCCTGCGGCAAATATCCTAAAGCAAGATGCCATTAGCGTTGGAGCTGAGCTTGTTACGCACAAGGATACGATATTTGGCATGCAGTTAAATTCTTCTGCACTTTTAATGGGTACAAATGCGCAATTTCAAGCACTTTCAAAGAAAGAGAAATTGCAGGATTTTGGTCTTAAAAATTTGGCTGTATTTTTAGGTAAAAGTTTTGTTAAATCAAGACAAGCCCAGATCATGGGTGTTTTAAACATAAATAAAGATAGCTTTAACGAAAACAGTCGCATAACGGGCGAGAATGGAATTTCCCGCATAGAAAATATGATAGAGCAAGGCGCTAGATATATCGATCTTGGCGGCGTAAGTTCAAGACCTGGAAGCGTTTATCCTGGAAGAGATGAGGAATTTGATCGCATAAAAGATATTGTTAGTGAAATTTATAGGCAAAAATTATACGAAAAGGTTGAGTTTAGCCTTGATAGTTTTGATGAGTACTGCCTGGAATTTGCTCTAAATCACGGCTTTAGCGTGATAAATGATATAACCGCAAATGAAAATTTAGCCTCTCTTGCTGCAAGATATGATGCGCAATTTTGCATGATGCATATGCTTGGTGATCCTGCGACAATGCAAATCGCTCCGCATTATGACGACTTGATGGGCGAGATAGATGAATTTTTTGCTCAAAAAATAGAGCGAGCAACAGCACTTGGTGCTAAGAAATTAATTTTAGATGTCGGGATAGGATTTGGTAAGACTGCTGAACAAAATATGCTTTTAATCAAACATCTTTCGCATTTTTTGCATTTTGGATATCCGCTTTTAATCGGCGCAAACAGAAAATCAGTCATAAATCACTATGTAAAAACAGATGTCAAAGACAGGCTTCCGGGCTCGCTTTATCTACATCTAAAAGCCTATGAAAACGGAGCAAGTATAATCCGCACTCACGATGTTAGCGAGCATGTGCAGATGTTTGTTTTACATAGCGGGATGCAAAATGTAAATTTATGGCAGGATAAGGCTTGA
- a CDS encoding aspartate kinase, producing the protein MLIVQKFGGTSVGTLERIEAVANRVIETKNVGADVVVVVSAMSGVTNQLVEYGEHFSKHPDGVAMDMLLSSGEQVTTAILSIALNAKGYETVGLTGAMAGIITDDIHTKARIEKIDTKRIKKELNSGKIVVVAGFQGIDEHGNITTLGRGGSDLSAVALAGALKADLCEIFTDVDGVYTTDPRIEKKARKLEKISYDEMLELASAGAKVLQNRSVEMAKKLNVKLVTRSSFNHNEGTLITQEDSMEAVLVSGIALDKNQARVTLRGVVDKPGIAAEIFTALANENINVDMIIQNVGLDGTTNLGFTVPQNELEIAKETMQKLNAAKHVEYDDAIVKVSIVGVGMKSHSGVACLAFETLAKEGINIQMISTSEIKISLVVDQKYGELAVRVLHEAYKLDK; encoded by the coding sequence ATGCTGATTGTTCAAAAATTTGGCGGAACGAGCGTCGGAACGCTTGAGCGTATCGAAGCGGTGGCAAATCGCGTAATAGAAACCAAAAATGTGGGAGCAGACGTGGTGGTGGTAGTGTCTGCGATGAGTGGCGTTACAAACCAACTTGTAGAATACGGCGAGCATTTTTCAAAACATCCAGACGGTGTTGCTATGGATATGCTTTTAAGCTCTGGCGAACAAGTAACTACGGCGATACTATCCATAGCTTTAAATGCAAAAGGATATGAAACAGTCGGTTTAACCGGTGCAATGGCAGGCATAATCACCGATGACATTCATACAAAAGCTCGCATTGAAAAAATAGACACAAAACGTATAAAAAAAGAATTAAATTCAGGCAAAATAGTTGTGGTAGCAGGCTTTCAAGGCATAGATGAGCACGGCAATATAACAACCTTAGGTCGTGGCGGAAGCGACCTTAGCGCAGTTGCGCTTGCGGGAGCTTTAAAGGCTGATCTATGTGAAATTTTTACAGATGTAGACGGTGTTTATACTACCGATCCTAGGATAGAAAAAAAGGCCAGAAAACTTGAAAAGATCAGCTATGACGAGATGTTGGAGCTTGCAAGTGCCGGAGCAAAAGTGCTTCAAAACCGCTCTGTAGAGATGGCTAAAAAACTTAACGTCAAGCTAGTAACAAGAAGTAGCTTTAACCACAACGAAGGAACATTAATAACTCAGGAGGATAGTATGGAAGCAGTTTTAGTAAGCGGAATAGCACTAGATAAAAATCAAGCAAGAGTAACTTTACGCGGTGTGGTTGATAAACCGGGCATAGCTGCTGAAATTTTTACCGCTTTGGCAAATGAAAATATAAACGTGGATATGATTATACAAAATGTAGGGCTTGACGGAACAACAAATTTAGGCTTTACGGTGCCTCAAAACGAGCTTGAAATAGCAAAAGAAACTATGCAGAAACTAAATGCCGCAAAACACGTAGAGTATGATGACGCGATAGTTAAAGTTTCTATCGTGGGCGTTGGTATGAAAAGTCATAGTGGCGTAGCGTGTTTAGCGTTTGAGACGCTTGCAAAAGAGGGCATAAACATACAAATGATCTCCACAAGTGAGATAAAAATTTCTTTAGTTGTGGATCAAAAATACGGTGAACTTGCAGTGCGTGTATTGCATGAAGCGTATAAGCTAGATAAATAA
- a CDS encoding DNA polymerase III subunit delta' yields the protein MLNKIVITNDFSSLQLELENEFESKNLRFFISDDFLLENAKEVVNEAYIAEKEEKLLVIMAKNYKTEAQNSLLKIIEEPPRNVKFLIATNSKNLLLQTIRSRMIVENRLEKPKRMDINLNLKSLDLKDVMKFIDEYIELERSENFDKNELKSLISTVIIKACEAGFKFSADELEYFYKLMILADLNAKCTQLLTPLMLIILQKGRP from the coding sequence ATGCTTAATAAAATCGTTATAACAAACGATTTTAGCTCTTTGCAATTAGAGCTTGAAAATGAGTTTGAGAGTAAAAATTTAAGATTTTTTATTAGCGATGATTTTTTGCTAGAAAATGCAAAAGAGGTCGTAAACGAAGCCTATATAGCGGAAAAAGAAGAAAAACTTCTGGTTATAATGGCAAAAAACTACAAAACAGAAGCGCAAAATTCGCTTCTAAAAATCATCGAAGAACCCCCTAGAAATGTTAAATTTTTAATCGCAACAAACTCTAAAAATTTACTTTTACAAACTATTCGTTCGCGTATGATCGTTGAGAATAGACTTGAAAAACCGAAGCGAATGGATATAAATTTAAACCTAAAAAGCCTTGATTTAAAAGATGTTATGAAATTTATAGATGAGTATATAGAGCTTGAGCGTTCTGAAAATTTCGATAAAAACGAACTAAAATCGCTTATAAGCACTGTGATCATTAAAGCCTGTGAAGCCGGATTTAAATTTAGTGCAGATGAGCTTGAATATTTTTATAAGCTGATGATTTTAGCCGACTTGAATGCTAAATGCACGCAACTGCTTACTCCTTTAATGTTGATTATTTTACAAAAGGGACGTCCTTGA
- the tatB gene encoding Sec-independent protein translocase protein TatB gives MFGMSFSEVLIIAVIAVLVLGPEKLPDTMIQIAKFFKMLKKGVNDAKSTFDQEMKIAELKEDAKKYRENLEKTTENVRKKLTFEELDALKSGVNDITGGLNDAVSGVKKAVDSVKNPTEAIKDAVLGSGESPKQDTQSQNSIKTENKNIENQNKEA, from the coding sequence ATGTTTGGTATGAGTTTTTCGGAAGTACTTATAATAGCCGTGATAGCAGTCTTAGTTCTTGGACCTGAGAAGCTTCCTGACACGATGATACAGATAGCTAAATTTTTCAAAATGCTCAAAAAAGGCGTGAATGACGCCAAATCAACCTTTGATCAAGAGATGAAGATAGCAGAACTAAAAGAAGATGCTAAAAAATACCGCGAAAATTTAGAAAAAACCACTGAAAACGTGCGAAAAAAACTAACCTTTGAAGAGCTTGATGCTTTAAAAAGCGGTGTAAACGATATTACGGGTGGGTTAAACGATGCCGTTAGCGGAGTAAAAAAGGCTGTTGATAGTGTTAAAAACCCTACCGAAGCTATAAAAGACGCAGTTTTAGGCAGCGGTGAAAGCCCTAAACAAGACACTCAAAGCCAAAACAGTATTAAAACCGAAAACAAAAATATAGAAAATCAAAACAAAGAGGCATAA
- a CDS encoding HobA family DNA replication regulator, protein MQDLIKWTLEAIRNEGSLMSWMEERRVEWTPLLASRLKYLLDGRTFIVITDDERTWFEEYLIKKINRASSARPLLPFVSLRALYPMLDEINSKEQILLLEDMLSLAFPNGYVYFYIGKSVDKRSQIAKGADDSYMWLFDEQAQNSFYLSSNDENLDIKLITLFRLFDKSIDAVLFAKVVL, encoded by the coding sequence ATGCAAGATCTCATAAAATGGACACTCGAAGCGATCAGAAACGAAGGATCGCTTATGAGTTGGATGGAGGAGCGAAGGGTTGAATGGACTCCTCTTTTGGCTTCAAGACTAAAATACCTCCTTGATGGCAGGACTTTTATCGTTATAACAGACGACGAGAGGACTTGGTTTGAGGAGTATTTGATTAAAAAGATCAACAGAGCCTCAAGCGCAAGACCGCTTTTGCCGTTTGTTAGCCTTCGTGCGCTTTATCCAATGCTTGATGAAATAAACTCTAAAGAACAAATTTTACTTCTTGAGGATATGTTAAGCCTTGCTTTTCCAAACGGATATGTGTATTTTTACATCGGAAAAAGCGTCGATAAAAGATCTCAGATCGCAAAGGGTGCTGACGATAGCTATATGTGGCTCTTTGATGAGCAGGCGCAAAATAGCTTTTATCTAAGCTCAAATGATGAAAATTTAGACATAAAACTTATAACTTTATTTAGACTTTTTGATAAAAGTATCGATGCGGTACTTTTTGCAAAGGTTGTTTTGTAA
- a CDS encoding RNA pyrophosphohydrolase — protein MQKNYRPNVAAVILSSAYPFKCEIFVARRVDLSDVWQFPQGGIDKGEEPKDALLRELEEEIGTRDVEILYEYPEWLSYDFPINAKKKLYPFDGQTQKYFLVRLKSNARVNLNTKHPEFSEFKFINVKNVLDEINHFKKPIYIKALSFFKEKGFF, from the coding sequence ATGCAGAAAAACTACAGACCAAATGTTGCAGCTGTCATTCTTTCAAGTGCATATCCGTTTAAATGTGAAATTTTTGTAGCTCGCAGGGTTGATTTGAGTGATGTATGGCAGTTTCCGCAAGGAGGCATAGACAAGGGCGAAGAACCTAAAGACGCGCTTTTAAGAGAGCTTGAGGAGGAGATCGGAACTCGTGATGTTGAAATTTTATACGAGTATCCAGAGTGGCTTAGCTATGATTTTCCGATTAATGCAAAAAAGAAATTGTATCCGTTTGATGGGCAGACGCAAAAGTATTTTTTAGTTCGTCTAAAGTCGAATGCAAGAGTAAATTTAAATACAAAGCACCCGGAATTTAGTGAATTTAAATTTATAAATGTCAAAAATGTACTTGATGAGATAAACCACTTTAAAAAGCCTATTTATATCAAGGCTTTAAGTTTTTTTAAAGAGAAAGGATTTTTTTAA